A window of the Ipomoea triloba cultivar NCNSP0323 chromosome 14, ASM357664v1 genome harbors these coding sequences:
- the LOC116005251 gene encoding uncharacterized protein LOC116005251, with product MAADSEERNRRGKRKRDQTRPKLLSGEKVEVRSLEEGFLGSWHSGEVVRCEKSFRHVQYDHILCDDESASLIEFVGVSPLIDGVKSAQREPNNSRGVIRPLPPSLGFTKSSLRYGQCVDSFVEDAWWEGVIFDHEDGSEERKIFFPDQGDDMMVCVGNLRITQDWDELTEEWKPRGNWLFLEVIDEVKQEWPLFVSVKQIWYEVREKNGKNNLKEWTFSVTDYWRKLASQVILDNLKFSVDQFLGLLNSSERFVQEGPLLEFSESVLNAVLKPKTYINGLLALAPFTKSSSKVEDGGVLPNNLNVSCHHIVENEVVPEGLVRSIGEVEVGFSSKNLDTQLILSHDETQSLPLHTLPCSSHSEIGAPGSLLDDYGETIPCTNSKVPSEKLKSSRRKNVEWLPLALEAEFCPDAIIQFQRKFMLGRKNLHVKVRKHLLYLGWKIECVKDCEMTRLRYFSPSGKLYMSLSKLCNEFDTTSESLSVIPMTRRQDVSPDSSLDITSGSSADGFTSCLPLVRQQECRKKSMLPSLEVIIDPKYCPQAVSDYVLCQKENTLHSKKGITRLAYEAKKHLVFSGWKVFNYLGRGKKQFCYVSPSRRVFYSLLTACKWYFEESASCPDTPGNLATGTSPGMSPSKEKETSKSRTKRKLSFHESRGLFNEGDVADTKSSSRVLRSSKRARQVSSSHRTPRTILSWLIDNNVVLPETTVQYCGRKDGPPLKEGKITRDGIKCNCCQNVYSLSNFEIHAGSTNHRPSANIFLEDGRSLLKCQLEMKHKSSVKNSKTEPRMVQGSQHLNRNDHICSICQDGGDLILCDRCPSSFHTSCLGMKVIPDGDWFCPSCCCGICGQSGFDKSNDQFTDNNILCCNQCGHQYHYRCIGDESSEPDNYPKGNWFCNTRCERIFLGLHQLLGKPIPVGTDKLTWTLLKYTNPNDSYYGAPDDESMTENYGKLSVALSVMHECFEPVKESRTRRDLMEDIIFSRW from the exons ATGGCGGCTGACTCTGAAGAACGCAACCGAAGAGGCAAACGCAAAAGGGATCAGACTCGCCCTAAACTCCTTTCTGGGGAGAAAGTTGAG GTGAGGTCTTTGGAAGAAGGGTTCCTGGGTTCATGGCACTCGGGTGAGGTGGTTCGCTGTGAGAAATCGTTTCGTCATGTGCAATATGATCACATTCTATGTGATGATGAATCTGCCAGTTTGATTGAATTTGTGGGTGTCAGTCCCTTGATTGATGGTGTCAAATCTGCTCAACGGGAGCCAAATAACAGTCGTGGTGTGATAAGGCCTTTGCCACCTTCGCTTGGTTTCACAAAATCTAGTCTTCGGTATGGACAATGTGTGGATTCTTTTGTTGAGGATGCGTGGTGGGAAGGTGTGATTTTTGACCACGAAGATGGTTCTGAGGAGCGGAAGATTTTCTTTCCTGATCAGGGTGATGATATGATGGTCTGTGTTGGCAACTTGCGGATCACTCAAGACTGGGATGAGCTTACTGAAGAATGGAAGCCTCGAGGTAACTGGCTTTTTCTTGAAGTAATCGATGAAGTCAAGCAAGAGTGGCCCCTTTTTGTCTCAGTAAAGCAAATTTGGTATGAAGTGCGGGAGAAGAATGGAAAAAACAACCTAAAGGAGTGGACATTTTCTGTTACAGATTATTGGAGGAAATTGGCATCCCAAGTAATACTTGACAATTTAAAGTTCAGTGTCGATCAATTCTTAGGATTATTGAACTCCTCAGAACGCTTTGTACAGGAAGGACCGCTGTTGGAATTTTCTGAATCTGTTCTCAACGCTGTGCTGAaaccaaaaacatatataaatggttTGCTTGCCCTTGCACCCTTTACCAAATCTTCTAGCAAAGTAGAAGACGGTGGAGTGCTGCCTAACAATCTAAACGTTTCCTGTCATCATATTGTTGAAAACGAAGTGGTTCCAGAGGGTCTTGTGCGTAGCATAGGAGAGGTTGAGGTCGGTTTTAGTAGTAAGAATTTGGATACACAACTCATCCTGAGCCACGATGAAACACAATCCTTGCCACTTCACACGCTTCCATGTTCATCTCATAGTGAAATTGGAGCACCTGGGAGTTTGTTGGATGATTATGGAGAAACAATTCCTTGTACGAATTCCAAGGTGCCGAGTGAGAAGCTCAAATCTTCTAGGAGAAAAAATGTGGAGTGGCTTCCCTTGGCTCTTGAAGCAGAGTTTTGCCCCGATGCAATTATTCAGTTCCAAAGAAAGTTCATGCTGGGCCGTAAAAACTTACATGTAAAAGTAAGGAAACATCTTTTATATTTGGGCTGGAAAATCGAGTGCGTAAAGGATTGTGAAATGACTAGGTTACGATATTTTTCACCTTCTGGGAAGTTATATATGTCGCTTTCTAAACTGTGTAATGAGTTTGACACCACATCAGAATCTCTTTCTGTGATTCCCATGACAAGAAGGCAGGATGTCTCTCCCGATAGTTCACTTGATATTACATCGGGCAGCTCAGCTGATGGGTTCACCTCATGCCTTCCTTTGGTCAGACAGCAAGAATGCAGAAAGAAGTCCATGTTGCCTTCTTTAGAAGTCATCATTGATCCCAAATACTGCCCTCAAGCAGTGAGTGATTATGTATTGTGTCAAAAAGAAAATACCCTTCACTCTAAAAAGGGAATAACACGGCTCGCTTATGAAGCTAAGAAGCATCTAGTTTTTAGTGGATGGAAAGTCTTTAATTATTTGGGGCGAGGCAAGAAACAATTTTGTTATGTGTCTCCTAGCCGAAGAGTATTTTATTCACTTCTAACAGCTTGCAAATGGTATTTTGAAGAGAGTGCGTCCTGTCCTGATACTCCTGGAAATTTGGCAACGGGGACATCTCCTGGTATGTCACCGTCAAAGGAGAAGGAGACCAGTAAATCGAGAACGAAGAGAAAGCTTTCCTTCCATGAATCTAGGGGTTTGTTTAACGAAGGAGATGTTGCAGATACTAAATCTTCATCCCGTGTGCTAAGATCAAGTAAAAGAGCTAGGCAGGTTTCTTCCTCTCATCGGACACCTCGTACCATTTTATCTTGGTTGATCGACAATAATGTGGTTCTTCCGGAGACAACTGTGCAATATTGTGGAAGGAAAGATGGCCCCCCATTGAAGGAGGGGAAAATAACTCGGGATGGAATCAAATGCAACTGCTGCCAGAACGTTTATAGCCTTAGCAACTTCGAAATTCATGCAGGAAGCACTAATCACCGGCCTTCAGCAAATATCTTTTTGGAAGATGGAAGATCATTACTAAAGTGCCAGTTGGAGATGAAACACAAAAGTAGTGTGAAAAACTCAAAGACAGAACCACGTATGGTGCAAGGGAGTCAACATCTTAACCGGAATGACCATATATGCTCTATCTGTCAAGATGGTGGTGATTTAATTTTATGCGATCGGTGCCCATCCTCATTTCATACTAGTTGCCTTGGTATGAAG GTTATTCCAGATGGCGACTGGTTCTGCCCGTCATGCTGTTGTGGAATCTGTGGCCAGAGTGGGTTCGATAAAAGCAATGACCAATTCACAGATAATAACATTCTCTGCTGTAATCAGTGCGGGCATCAAT ATCATTATCGGTGCATTGGAGATGAGAGTTCAGAGCCAGACAATTATCCTAAAGGAAATTGGTTTTGCAATACAAGATGTGAACGG ATTTTTTTGGGACTTCATCAGCTGTTGGGAAAACCAATTCCAGTGGGCACTGATAAGCTAACTTGGACATTGCTGAAATACACAAATCCAAATGATTCTTATTACGGTGCCCCTGATGATGAGTCTATGACGGAGAATTATGGCAAACTTAGCGTTGCTCTTAGCGTGATGCATGAGTGTTTTGAGCCCGTCAAAGAATCTCGAACCCGGAGGGATCTCATGGAAGACATTATCTTTAGTAGATGGTGA
- the LOC116004329 gene encoding uncharacterized protein LOC116004329 — protein MAADSEERNRRGKRKRDQTRPKLLSGEKVEVRSLEEGFLGSWHSGEVVRCEKSFRHVQYDHILCDDESASLIEFVGVSPLIDGVKSAQREPNNSRGVIRPLPPSLGFTKSSLRYGQCVDSFVEDAWWEGVIFDHEDGSEERKIFFPDQGDDMMVCVGNLRITQDWDELTEEWKPRGNWLFLEVIDEVKQEWPLFVSVKQIWYEVREKNGKNNLKEWTFSVTDYWRKLASQVILDNLKFSVDQFLGLLNSSERFVQEGPLLEFSESVLNAVLKPKTYINGLLALAPFTKSSSKVEDGGVLPNNLNVSCHHIVENEVVPEGLVRSIGEVEVGFSSKNLDTQLILSHDETQSLPLHTLPCSSHSEIGAPGSLLDDYGETIPCTNSKVPSEKLKSSRRKNVEWLPLALEAEFCPDAIIQFQRKFMLGRKNLHVKVRKHLLYLGWKIECVKDCEMTRLRYFSPSGKLYMSLSKLCNEFDTTSESLSVIPMTRRQDVSPDSSLDITSGSSADGFTSCLPLVRQQECRKKSMLPSLEVIIDPKYCPQAVSDYVLCQKENTLHSKKGITRLAYEAKKHLVFSGWKVFNYLGRGKKQFCYVSPSRRVFYSLLTACKWYFEESASCPDTPGNLATGTSPGMSPSKEKETSKSRTKRKLSFHESRGLFNEGDVADTKSSSRVLRSSKRARQVSSSHRTPRTILSWLIDNNVVLPETTVQYCGRKDGPPLKEGKITRDGIKCNCCQNVYSLSNFEIHAGSTNHRPSANIFLEDGRSLLKCQLEMKHKSSVKNSKTEPRMVQGSQHLNRNDHICSICQDGGDLILCDRCPSSFHTSCLGMKVIPDGDWFCPSCCCGICGQSGFDKSNDQFTDNNILCCNQCGHQYHYRCIGDESSEPDNYPKGNWFCNTRCERIFLGLHQLLGKPIPVGTDKLTWTLLKYTNPNDSYYGAPDDESMTENYGKLSVALSVMHECFEPVKESRTRRDLMEDIIFSRWSELNRLNFQGFYTVVLEKNDELITVATVRVHDEKVAEIPLVATRFQYRRHGMCRILMNELEKQLVALGVERLVLPAVSSALDTWTTSFGFKEMKGSERLDFLKYTFLDFHGTIMCQKLLTNIPSINSSVSAEADQQSFDHNNNGNADLDGNITISEVFQAEQLNGSETVDQASLEPSGGGSGANDDSAPAPVVLAFNPTLPLCSAKAALDYSATGAEQKEDETFKCYQRRRTLQPVEAKLV, from the exons ATGGCGGCTGACTCTGAAGAACGCAACCGAAGAGGCAAACGCAAAAGGGATCAGACTCGCCCTAAACTCCTTTCTGGGGAGAAAGTTGAG GTGAGGTCTTTGGAAGAAGGGTTCCTGGGTTCATGGCACTCGGGTGAGGTGGTTCGCTGTGAGAAATCGTTTCGTCATGTGCAATATGATCACATTCTATGTGATGATGAATCTGCCAGTTTGATTGAATTTGTGGGTGTCAGTCCCTTGATTGATGGTGTCAAATCTGCTCAACGGGAGCCAAATAACAGTCGTGGTGTGATAAGGCCTTTGCCACCTTCGCTTGGTTTCACAAAATCTAGTCTTCGGTATGGACAATGTGTGGATTCTTTTGTTGAGGATGCGTGGTGGGAAGGTGTGATTTTTGACCACGAAGATGGTTCTGAGGAGCGGAAGATTTTCTTTCCTGATCAGGGTGATGATATGATGGTCTGTGTTGGCAACTTGCGGATCACTCAAGACTGGGATGAGCTTACTGAAGAATGGAAGCCTCGAGGTAACTGGCTTTTTCTTGAAGTAATCGATGAAGTCAAGCAAGAGTGGCCCCTTTTTGTCTCAGTAAAGCAAATTTGGTATGAAGTGCGGGAGAAGAATGGAAAAAACAACCTAAAGGAGTGGACATTTTCTGTTACAGATTATTGGAGGAAATTGGCATCCCAAGTAATACTTGACAATTTAAAGTTCAGTGTCGATCAATTCTTAGGATTATTGAACTCCTCAGAACGCTTTGTACAGGAAGGACCGCTGTTGGAATTTTCTGAATCTGTTCTCAACGCTGTGCTGAaaccaaaaacatatataaatggttTGCTTGCCCTTGCACCCTTTACCAAATCTTCTAGCAAAGTAGAAGACGGTGGAGTGCTGCCTAACAATCTAAACGTTTCCTGTCATCATATTGTTGAAAACGAAGTGGTTCCAGAGGGTCTTGTGCGTAGCATAGGAGAGGTTGAGGTCGGTTTTAGTAGTAAGAATTTGGATACACAACTCATCCTGAGCCACGATGAAACACAATCCTTGCCACTTCACACGCTTCCATGTTCATCTCATAGTGAAATTGGAGCACCTGGGAGTTTGTTGGATGATTATGGAGAAACAATTCCTTGTACGAATTCCAAGGTGCCGAGTGAGAAGCTCAAATCTTCTAGGAGAAAAAATGTGGAGTGGCTTCCCTTGGCTCTTGAAGCAGAGTTTTGCCCCGATGCAATTATTCAGTTCCAAAGAAAGTTCATGCTGGGCCGTAAAAACTTACATGTAAAAGTAAGGAAACATCTTTTATATTTGGGCTGGAAAATCGAGTGCGTAAAGGATTGTGAAATGACTAGGTTACGATATTTTTCACCTTCTGGGAAGTTATATATGTCGCTTTCTAAACTGTGTAATGAGTTTGACACCACATCAGAATCTCTTTCTGTGATTCCCATGACAAGAAGGCAGGATGTCTCTCCCGATAGTTCACTTGATATTACATCGGGCAGCTCAGCTGATGGGTTCACCTCATGCCTTCCTTTGGTCAGACAGCAAGAATGCAGAAAGAAGTCCATGTTGCCTTCTTTAGAAGTCATCATTGATCCCAAATACTGCCCTCAAGCAGTGAGTGATTATGTATTGTGTCAAAAAGAAAATACCCTTCACTCTAAAAAGGGAATAACACGGCTCGCTTATGAAGCTAAGAAGCATCTAGTTTTTAGTGGATGGAAAGTCTTTAATTATTTGGGGCGAGGCAAGAAACAATTTTGTTATGTGTCTCCTAGCCGAAGAGTATTTTATTCACTTCTAACAGCTTGCAAATGGTATTTTGAAGAGAGTGCGTCCTGTCCTGATACTCCTGGAAATTTGGCAACGGGGACATCTCCTGGTATGTCACCGTCAAAGGAGAAGGAGACCAGTAAATCGAGAACGAAGAGAAAGCTTTCCTTCCATGAATCTAGGGGTTTGTTTAACGAAGGAGATGTTGCAGATACTAAATCTTCATCCCGTGTGCTAAGATCAAGTAAAAGAGCTAGGCAGGTTTCTTCCTCTCATCGGACACCTCGTACCATTTTATCTTGGTTGATCGACAATAATGTGGTTCTTCCGGAGACAACTGTGCAATATTGTGGAAGGAAAGATGGCCCCCCATTGAAGGAGGGGAAAATAACTCGGGATGGAATCAAATGCAACTGCTGCCAGAACGTTTATAGCCTTAGCAACTTCGAAATTCATGCAGGAAGCACTAATCACCGGCCTTCAGCAAATATCTTTTTGGAAGATGGAAGATCATTACTAAAGTGCCAGTTGGAGATGAAACACAAAAGTAGTGTGAAAAACTCAAAGACAGAACCACGTATGGTGCAAGGGAGTCAACATCTTAACCGGAATGACCATATATGCTCTATCTGTCAAGATGGTGGTGATTTAATTTTATGCGATCGGTGCCCATCCTCATTTCATACTAGTTGCCTTGGTATGAAG GTTATTCCAGATGGCGACTGGTTCTGCCCGTCATGCTGTTGTGGAATCTGTGGCCAGAGTGGGTTCGATAAAAGCAATGACCAATTCACAGATAATAACATTCTCTGCTGTAATCAGTGCGGGCATCAAT ATCATTATCGGTGCATTGGAGATGAGAGTTCAGAGCCAGACAATTATCCTAAAGGAAATTGGTTTTGCAATACAAGATGTGAACGG ATTTTTTTGGGACTTCATCAGCTGTTGGGAAAACCAATTCCAGTGGGCACTGATAAGCTAACTTGGACATTGCTGAAATACACAAATCCAAATGATTCTTATTACGGTGCCCCTGATGATGAGTCTATGACGGAGAATTATGGCAAACTTAGCGTTGCTCTTAGCGTGATGCATGAGTGTTTTGAGCCCGTCAAAGAATCTCGAACCCGGAGGGATCTCATGGAAGACATTATCTTTAGTAGATG GTCTGAATTGAACCGGCTAAATTTTCAAGGATTCTATACTGTGGTTTTGGAGAAAAATGATGAGCTGATTACTGTGGCTACTGTAAG GGTCCATGACGAGAAAGTAGCTGAAATACCTCTTGTTGCCACAAGGTTTCAATATCGACGACATGGGATGTGTAGAATTCTGATGAACGAGCTTGAGAAG CAACTTGTGGCATTAGGAGTAGAAAGGCTAGTTTTGCCGGCTGTTTCCAGTGCATTGGACACGTGGACCACATCGTTTGGTTTCAAAGAGATGAAAGGTTCCGAGAGATTGGACTTCTTGAAGTACACATTCCTTGATTTCCACGGCACAATCATGTGTCAAAAGTTGTTGACGAACATCCCGTCCATCAACTCGAGTGTATCAGCAG AAGCTGATCAGCAGTCTTTCGACCATAACAATAATGGTAATGCTGACTTGGATGGGAATATCACAATCTCCGAGGTCTTCCAAGCCGAACAACTTAACGGGAGCGAAACTGTCGACCAAGCATCGTTGGA GCCAAGCGGAGGAGGATCTGGTGCCAATGACGACAGCGCCCCAGCTCCCGTAGTTCTCGCG TTCAATCCAACGCTCCCTCTCTGCTCAGCTAAAGCTGCGTTGGATTACTCGGCCACAGGCGCTGAGCAGAAGGAAGATGAGACGTTCAAATGCTACCAGCGCAGGAGAACGCTGCAGCCTGTGGAAGCTAAGCTGGTGTAA
- the LOC116004330 gene encoding probable protein phosphatase 2C 25, which translates to MMSCTVAISSSPVFSPSRVSISSSLPYKAAAGSSSSPDALTRIQSPSGAASSSSSPSSPLRILRLQKPPPSGLNRASSECSAPTSPTVLKRKRPARLDIPIVSMGFGNVPPTPAAMESAVEFESDEFSVCCKRGRRGLAMEDRYSAKVNLHHDSKQAVFGVFDGHGGAKAAEFAAENLDMNIVDEVEKRGDDNTEEAVKWGYLNTDSEFLKQDLRGGACCVTALIRKGNLVVSNAGDCRAVVSSGGIAEQLTSDHRPSRTDEMGRIEASGGYVDYCHGVWRIQGSLAVSRSIGDCYLKQWVIAEPETRILPLTPELEFLILASDGLWDKVSNQEAVDAVRPLCTGSEKPQLLSACRKLVELSVSRGSFDDVSVMLVQLQKFQ; encoded by the exons ATGATGTCTTGTACCGTTGCGATTTCCAGTTCTCCGGTCTTCTCTCCCTCTAGGGTTTCCATCTCTTCTTCTCTTCCATACAAGGCGGCCGCCGGATCTTCCTCGTCGCCGGACGCCCTAACCCGGATCCAATCCCCGTCGGGAGCagcttcctcctcttcttcgcCGTCTTCGCCGCTACGGATTCTCCGGCTCCAGAAACCGCCGCCCAGCGGCTTAAACCGAGCTTCTTCCGAGTGCTCCGCGCCCACTTCTCCAACTGTTTTGAAGCGGAAGCGGCCGGCGAGATTGGACATTCCAATTGTGTCAATGGGATTCGGGAATGTTCCGCCGACTCCCGCGGCTATGGAGAGCGCGGTGGAGTTTGAGAGTGATGAGTTTTCGGTGTGTTGTAAGCGCGGAAGAAGAGGATTGGCTATGGAAGATCGGTACTCGGCTAAGGTGAACCTTCACCACGATTCCAAACAG GCTGTTTTTGGTGTATTTGATGGGCATGGAGGAGCAAAAGCTGCAGAATTTGCAGCGGAGAATTTGGATATGAATATTGTTGATGAAGTTGAAAAGAGGGGGGATGACAACACTGAGGAGGCTGTGAAGTGGGGGTATTTGAACACAGATTCCGAGTTTCTCAAGCAAGATCTTCGAGGCGGGGCTTGCTGTGTCACAGCGCTGATCAGGAAAGGCAATCTAGTGGTATCGAATGCTGGTGATTGTCGGGCTGTTGTGAGCAGTGGAGGGATTGCTGAGCAACTGACATCTGATCATCGCCCTTCGAGGACTGATGAAATGGGTAGAATTGAGGCCTCG GGTGGCTATGTGGATTATTGCCATGGCGTTTGGAGGATCCAGGGATCCCTGGCGGTGTCCAGAAGTATTGGAGATTGTTATCTTAAACAATGGGTTATAGCAGAACCAGAAACTAGAATTCTTCCCCTTACCCCTGAACTAGAATTCTTGATCCTTGCATCAGATGGCTTATGGGACAAG GTTAGTAATCAGGAAGCTGTAGATGCTGTTCGTCCATTGTGCACAGGCTCAGAGAAGCCCCAACTGCTGTCAGCCTGCAGGAAGCTCGTCGAACTCTCAGTCTCGCGAGGCTCTTTTGACGACGTGAGTGTGATGCTAGTTCAACTGCAAAAATTTCAATGA
- the LOC116004439 gene encoding pentatricopeptide repeat-containing protein At5g04780, mitochondrial-like: protein MVWTMTNPWRLYYDQKPLIQRLYLQFKLNSPSPRFAFISTLSAVHDFHNPVILRFTGTIDSPSTLSSYTKLLSHLSQIKSLVPGLQIHACVTKLGLSQDSKHRNHLINLYSKCGVFGHAHKLIEESPEPDLVSWSSLMSGYAQNGLGEEATLAFQKMHSLGLKCNEFAFPSVLKACSLKKDLLLGKQIHGVVMVTGFGSDVFVANTLVVLYAKCGELLDSRRLFEEIPERNVVSWNALFSCYTQSDYFGEAVCLFQEMIESGIRPDEYSLSTILNACTGLADIGLGKKIHGYLLKLGYDSDPFSSNALVDMYSKLGDLTDAIAVFQGIAEPDIVSWNALIAGCVLRECHDHALDMLCQMRRSGMRPNMFTLSSALKACAALQLQRTGKTLHSLLIKNDIVLDPFVSVGLIDMYCKCDLMNNARLIYDLMPEKDLIALNAMISGYSQNEADTECLTLFTEMHEKGIIFDQTTLLVVLNSTAGLQAADVCKQVHALCVKSGFQSDAFVINSLIDSYGKCSLLVDAAKIFDECPIVDLPSFTSLITAYAQYGQGEEAFKLYLRLQDIGIMPDSFVCSSLLNACANLSAYEQGKQMHVHVMKHGFMSDTFAGNSLVNMYAKCGSIEDAGRAFSEVPNKSIVSWSAMIAGLAQHGHATKALNLFSEMLRDGISPNHITLVSVLCACNHAGLVAEAKNYFQTMNETFGVEPTQEHYACMIDVLGRAGELDEAIDLINKMPFEANASVWGALLGAARIHKNVQLGEEAAHKLFNLEPEKSGTHVLLANIYASVGLWGNVAEVRRLMKDSKVKKEPGMSWIEVKDMVYSFIVGDRSHPRSQEIYAKLEELGDLMVKAGYVPMVEVDLHDVERRQKEILLSYHSEKLAVAFGLIATPPGAPIRVKKNLRICLDCHTAFKFICKIVSREIIIRDINRFHHFKDGSCSCGDYW from the coding sequence ATGGTATGGACTATGACGAATCCTTGGCGCCTCTATTATGATCAAAAACCTCTTATCCAACGGCTTTACCTGcaattcaaactcaattctCCATCGCCAAGATTTGCCTTCATCTCTACGCTCTCTGCAGTTCACGATTTTCACAATCCTGTTATTCTGAGATTCACCGGAACTATTGACTCCCCTTCTACTTTGTCATCCTACACAAAGCTCCTTTCTCACCTTTCTCAGATCAAGTCTCTAGTCCCAGGTCTACAAATCCATGCGTGTGTAACAAAGCTTGGGTTGTCTCAAGACAGTAAACATAGAAACCATTTGATAAATCTTTATTCAAAATGTGGGGTTTTTGGGCATGCCCACAAGCTAATCGAGGAAAGTCCCGAACCAGACTTGGTTTCTTGGTCTTCTTTGATGTCTGGGTATGCCCAGAATGGGCTTGGGGAAGAGGCTACCTTAGCCTTCCAAAAGATGCATTCTTTGGGACTTAAGTGTAATGAGTTTGCATTCCCTAGTGTGCTTAAGGCTTGCTCGCTTAAAAAGGATCTTTTGCTTGGGAAGCAGATTCATGGTGTTGTGATGGTGACTGGGTTTGGATCTGATGTATTTGTGGCCAACACATTGGTTGTTTTGTATGCGAAATGTGGGGAGCTATTGGATTCTAGGAGACTGTTTGAGGAGATCCCGGAAAGGAATGTTGTGTCGTGGAATGCTTTGTTTTCTTGTTACACACAGAGTGACTATTTCGGGGAAGCTGTGTGCTTGTTTCAAGAAATGATTGAGAGTGGAATAAGGCCAGATGAGTACAGTTTATCCACAATATTGAATGCTTGTACAGGATTAGCAGATATTGGTTTAGGGAAGAAAATCCACGGTTATCTGTTAAAGCTCGGTTATGATTCAGACCCTTTCTCCTCTAATGCACTTGTAGACATGTATTCAAAATTGGGGGACTTGACGGATGCCATTGCTGTTTTTCAGGGAATTGCAGAACCCGACATTGTTTCCTGGAATGCTTTAATTGCTGGATGTGTTCTCCGCGAGTGTCATGACCATGCTTTGGATATGCTGTGCCAGATGAGAAGGTCTGGAATGCGGCCAAATATGTTCACTTTATCAAGTGCTCTGAAAGCTTGTGCTGCACTGCAGCTGCAGCGAACAGGTAAAACATTGCATTCTCTTTTAATCAAGAATGACATAGTATTAGATCCATTTGTGAGTGTTGGCCTTATTGATATGTATTGCAAATGCGACCTGATGAACAATGCAAGACTAATCTATGATTTGATGCCTGAGAAGGACTTGATTGCACTGAATGCTATGATCTCTGGGTATTCACAGAATGAGGCAGACACAGAATGTCTAACCCTTTTCACTGAGATGCACGAGAAAGGAATCATATTTGATCAGACAACTTTACTAGTAGTCCTCAACTCCACTGCCGGCTTGCAGGCTGCTGATGTCTGTAAACAAGTCCATGCACTTTGTGTTAAGTCGGGGTTTCAGTCTGATGCATTTGTGATAAATAGTCTCATTGATTCATACGGAAAATGTAGCCTGCTGGTGGATGCAGCTAAAATTTTTGACGAATGCCCGATTGTAGATTTGCCATCATTTACCTCTTTGATTACAGCTTATGCTCAATATGGACAAGGTGAAGAAGCTTTTAAGCTATATTTAAGGTTGCAAGATATAGGTATAATGCCCGACTCATTTGTTTGCAGTTCCCTCCTGAATGCATGTGCAAATCTGTCAGCGTATGAACAGGGGAAACAAATGCACGTTCATGTCATGAAACACGGGTTCATGTCTGATACCTTTGCTGGCAATTCTCTGGTAAACATGTATGCCAAATGTGGAAGCATAGAGGATGCTGGGCGTGCTTTCTCTGAGGTTCCAAACAAAAGTATTGTCTCGTGGTCAGCTATGATTGCGGGACTTGCCCAGCATGGACATGCAACGAAGGCGCTTAATTTGTTCAGTGAAATGCTTAGGGATGGTATTTCCCCCAATCACATAACACTAGTTAGTGTCCTCTGTGCATGTAACCATGCTGGTTTAGTTGCAGAGGCAAAAAACTATTTCCAGACGATGAACGAGACATTTGGAGTGGAACCAACACAAGAGCACTACGCCTGCATGATTGATGTCCTGGGGCGAGCAGGAGAGCTGGACGAGGCTATTGATCTCATTAATAAGATGCCTTTCGAGGCTAATGCATCTGTATGGGGGGCACTTCTTGGTGCTGCAAGAATCCATAAAAACGTGCAACTAGGCGAAGAAGCTGCACACAAGCTTTTCAACCTTGAGCCAGAGAAATCTGGGACACATGTTCTTCTTGCAAATATTTATGCATCAGTTGGGCTGTGGGGAAATGTAGCAGAGGTGAGAAGGTTGATGAAAGACAGCAAAGTAAAGAAGGAACCTGGGATGAGCTGGATTGAAGTCAAGGACATGGTATACTCATTTATCGTGGGCGACAGAAGCCATCCTAGAAGCCAAGAAATATACGCCAAACTCGAGGAGTTGGGAGACCTAATGGTGAAAGCTGGGTATGTTCCAATGGTAGAGGTAGATCTCCACGATGTCGAAAGGCGACAAAAAGAGATCCTCCTCTCTTACCACAGCGAGAAACTCGCTGTGGCATTCGGGTTGATTGCTACTCCACCTGGAGCTCCCATCAGGGTGAAGAAGAACCTTAGGATTTGCTTGGACTGCCACACAGCCTTCAAATTCATCTGCAAGATTGTCTCAAGAGAAATCATCATTAGAGATATCAACAGGTTCCACCATTTCAAAGATGGATCTTGTTCTTGCGGGGATTACTGGTAA